One part of the Glycine soja cultivar W05 chromosome 11, ASM419377v2, whole genome shotgun sequence genome encodes these proteins:
- the LOC114375246 gene encoding proline-rich extensin-like protein EPR1, protein MRKSYTFQRVPLLLLLCFCFANSAAVTANEDSTAGTEVNIDGKPLHTKPFPIEEKTLPIPLFKPLPKLVPIVTPIPNPLPIPVFQKPIPKWIPDIKPIPNPIPIPVFPIPVFKKPIPDVMPIPKPSPIVEKPKPKPCPVAKKPIPTPVIKKPIPKPSPIVEKPKPKPKPCPVAEKPIPTPVIKKPIPKPIPIVKPIPKPSPIVKKPLPIPVIKPVPKSTPTVKPVPIPVYKPIPKPFTIVKKPLPIPVIKPVPVPVPIIKPIPIPVFKPIPKPFPIPLFKPIPKPFPIPFFKPIPKPIPTVKKPQPIPVTKPLPNPVPVVKPIPKPTPMVKKPLPIPVTKPIPKPIPIVKPIPIPVFKPIPKPIPIVKKPLPIPVTKPIPKPVPIIKPIPIPVFKPVPIIKPIPIPVFKPIPKPFPIVKKPLPIPAIKPIPKSIPSLKKPLPTPTIKPVPEPVPTVKPIPIPTFKPFPKPFPFVKRPLPIPPMMKPIPKPFTSVKKPPPIPISKPIP, encoded by the exons ATGAGGAAGAGTTACACTTTTCAAAGGGTGCCTCTGCTGCTTCTTCTTTGCTTTTGTTTTGCCAATTCTGCTGCTGTAACTGCTAATGAAGACTCTACAGCTG GAACTGAGGTGAACATTGATGGCAAGCCTTTACATACAAAGCCATTTCCAATAGAGGAAAAGACACTTCCAATACCGTTGTTTAAGCCTCTACCAAAATTGGTTCCAATTGTTACACCTATACCAAATCCTCTGCCTATCCCAGTTTTCCAAAAGCCTATACCAAAGTGGATTCCAGATATTAAGCCTATACCAAATCCAATTCCAATTCCAGTATTCCCAATCCCAGTGTTTAAGAAGCCAATTCCAGATGTTATGCCAATACCAAAGCCATCTCCCATAGTGGAAAAACCAAAGCCAAAGCCTTGCCCAGTAGCCAAGAAACCTATTCCTACTCCGGTGATTAAGAAGCCTATACCAAAGCCATCTCCCATAGTGGAAAAACCAAAGCCAAAGCCAAAGCCTTGCCCGGTAGCCGAGAAACCTATTCCTACTCCGGTGATTAAGAAGCCTATACCAAAGCCAATTCCAATTGTTAAGCCAATTCCAAAACCATCTCCAATAGTGAAAAAACCACTACCTATTCCAGTAATTAAGCCTGTACCAAAATCAACTCCAACTGTAAAGCCAGTTCCTATCCCAGTGTACAAGCCTATCCCCAAGCCATTTACAATAGTAAAAAAGCCTCTACCTATTCCGGTAATTAAGCCCGTGCCCGTGCCAGTTCCAATTATTAAGCCAATTCCTATTCCTGTGTTCAAACCTATCCCCAAGCCATTTCCTATACCATTGTTCAAGCCAATCCCAAAGCCATTTCCTATTCCATTTTTCAAGCCTATCCCAAAGCCAATCCCAACCGTGAAAAAGCCTCAACCTATTCCAGTAACAAAGCCTTTACCTAATCCAGTTCCAGTTGTTAAGCCAATTCCAAAGCCAACACCAATGGTGAAAAAGCCTCTACCTATTCCCGTAACAAAGCCTATACCAAAACCAATTCCCATTGTTAAGCCCATTCCTATTCCAGTGTTCAAGCCCATCCCCAAACCAATTCCAATAGTGAAAAAGCCTCTACCTATTCCAGTAACTAAGCCTATACCCAAGCCAGTCCCAATTATTAAGCCAATTCCCATTCCAGTATTCAAGCCTGTCCCAATTATTAAGCCAATTCCCATTCCAGTATTCAAGCCTATCCCAAAGCCATTTCCAATAGTGAAAAAGCCTCTACCTATTCCAGCAATTAAGCCTATACCAAAGTCAATTCCTTCACTAAAAAAACCTCTACCTACTCCAACAATTAAGCCTGTACCCGAGCCAGTTCCAACCGTTAAACCAATTCCGATCCCAACATTCAAGCCTTTTCCAAAGCCATTTCCATTTGTGAAAAGGCCTTTACCTATTCCTCCAATGATGAAACCTATACCAAAGCCATTTACATCTGTTAAAAAGCCTCCACCTATTCCAATTTCCAAACCTATTCCATAG